A genomic region of Anopheles coustani chromosome 3, idAnoCousDA_361_x.2, whole genome shotgun sequence contains the following coding sequences:
- the LOC131260053 gene encoding protein tolkin — MSRRASTGVPVRHRPLAGRRIRSSLEWPTCVAIVLAIVQTVLRPTEGFEPNETLVTQRHRHHQYTIDELLETRFPKSISGDIDMDPCKSSSFMGDIALPNVNYETEWQRQRLNKSLEQDIVKLKQEVYLEGLQVEEEGMTDMIRKKTKQRASTPLAGMTPNTRTSSYESENSITDSSGEPPVRATIIDNRDNIISRRQEEGTAAPTPGSGVRESDPTTTPSVVAKKKNATAVDARNIDHNRIQSNSKDIVIDSISDNIISSNHASRKAVTFALPTTTTTTTTTTTTAPTAAPVGRPVSSREQEITGGVVGKRHATSHAQDAELLSVPVGEVDGKTRRRHRRRRRQQQQHQQSLNPLLEATADGTPNTNHASPPSGKVSTVPDKNSYRSRLDRLRVELGTVTYSVRDRNLRSHHKAPLQESPEHAGTPEKKKRRKQKHHHQQQQQPHQDDGGSKKRKAKKEEDPVDSPPNPKRKQQDRGTMPDSDGGTTDTVRQYHPRQVQSKHQHHRHGEADHRKDDTDDDNDGMNLHFLPEHQRPSRGYPRPVGGGGLPVEGEADSYVYHPSAEQHHRVARAATAKKERIWDFGVIPYEIDGNFSGMHKALFRQAMRHWENYTCIKFVERNPIDHPNYIVFTERACGCCSFVGKRGNGPQAISIGKNCDKFGIVVHELGHVVGFWHEHTRPDRENHVVIEKNNIVVGQEYNFNKLTEDEVNSLGLPYDYDSIMHYARNTFSKGTYLDTIFPIEIPGRKRPEIGQRLRLSEGDIAQANLLYKCAKCGRTFQENSATFTSPSYYSTQPLTEPERCEWRITATHGERIVLNITDLDIYKSNSCRSDYLEIRDGYWHKSPILGKFCGSGKVNELIRSTGSRMLLTYTTTFRQASMRGFAASYEAVCGGEMNLESGGRLESPNYPVDYLPNKECIWRITVPKDYQVALKFQSFEVENHDNCIYDYVEVRDGGTPESQLIGIFCGYKIPPDMKSTSNKLFVKFVSDGSVQKAGFSATFMKEVDECEHMDHGCEHECINTLGGYECACYIGYELHSDKKSCENACGGQLDALNGTIQSPSFPKEYPFMKECVWEIVALPQHKITLNFTHFDLEGNTFYQASECEYDYVAVLSKSPDGVLRKHGSFCGSNIPPPITSEANVLRLVFKSDKTIQKTGFAAHYFTDIDECAVNNGGCQQECKNTIGSYLCSCRNGYTLHDNGHDCKESGCKHEIFTPHGQILSPNYPDYYPPKKDCIWHFTTTPGHRIRLVFNVFDIEPHQECAYDHIVIYDGNSPDSHTLGRFCGAKIPHPISSSSNQMYMVFNTDSSVQRKGFFASHSTACGGRLKATEVKNHFYSHIKFGSGMYDNSADCEWTIVADPGLNVQLKFLSFELEEEKMCSYDYVEVYGGLDDESGPLQGKYCGNANPPEIISMHEALMVRFRSDDTVGFKGFSAAYVAIKGNEGALTTDEEGSDSSDIIPFPGSLKTVFIKQGEDMDEEDEDIDYEIQPNRPHRSKIEEHSEVHNEIRSSQAID, encoded by the exons ATGAGTCGTCGTGCTTCGACAGGAGTTCCAGTTAGGCACCGGCCACTGGCTGGGCGCCGTATCCGGTCGTCGTTGGAATGGCCGACGTGCGTTGCGATCGTCCTTGCGATCGTTCAAACTGTCCTGCGGCCGACGGAAGGGTTCGAGCCGAACGAGACGTTGGTCACGCAGCGCCACCGTCACCATCAGTACACGATAGACGAGCTGCTTGAGACACGGTTTCCGAAAAGCATCTCCGGTGACATCGACATGGATCCCTGCAAATCGA GTAGCTTCATGGGTGACATCGCGCTGCCGAACGTAAATTACGAAACCGAgtggcagcggcagcggctgAACAAGAGCCTCGAGCAGGACATCGTGAAACTGAAGCAGGAGGTGTACCTCGAGGGGCTgcaggtggaggaggagggcaTGACGGACATGATACGCAAGAAGACGAAGCAGCGCGCCTCGACCCCGCTGGCCGGCATGACGCCGAACACGCGCACCTCCTCGTACGAGAGCGAAAACTCCATCACGGACAGCTCCGGCGAGCCGCCCGTCCGCGCCACCATCATCGACAACCGGGACAACATTATCAGCCGCCGGCAGGAGGAGGGGACGGCGGCCCCGACACCGGGCTCTGGAGTCCGCGAGTCCGATCCGACGACGACTCCCTCGGTCGtggcgaagaagaagaacgcgACGGCGGTGGACGCGCGCAACATCGACCACAATCGGATCCAGTCGAACAGCAAAGACATCGTTATCGATTCGATCAGCGATAATATTATCAGCAGCAATCACGCCAGCAGAAAAGCAGTCACATTTGCCttaccaacgacgacgacgacgacgacgacgacgacgactacggCACCTACTGCAGCTCCGGTGGGGCGTCCTGTGTCCTCCCGGGAGCAGGAAATCACGGGCGGTGTCGTTGGGAAAAGGCATGCAACTTCCCACGCCCAGGACGCTGAGTTGTTGAGTGTCCCTGTGGGAGAAGTGGACGGAAAAACGCGCCGACGTCATCGCCGAAGACGtcgacagcagcaacagcatcagcagtcGTTGAATCCTCTACTGGAAGCTACTGCCGATGGAACTCCAAACACCAACCATGCTTCTCCTCCCTCGGGGAAGGTCTCGACCGTGCCGGACAAGAACTCGTACCGCTCGCGCTTGGATCGCCTCCGAGTGGAGCTGGGCACGGTCACGTACTCGGTGCGGGATCGTAATCTACGGTCGCACCACAAAGCTCCCCTGCAAGAGTCCCCCGAGCACGCCGGCACGCcggagaagaagaaacgaCGGAAGCAgaagcatcatcatcagcagcagcagcagccgcatcAGGACGATGGTGGAAGCAAGAAGCGAAAGGCGAAGAAGGAGGAGGATCCTGTTGACAGCCCCCCGAACCCAAAGCGCAAGCAGCAAGATAGGGGGACGATGCCCGACAGTGACGGTGGTACGACAGACACCGTGCGGCAATATCATCCCCGGCAGGTCCAGAGCAAACACCAACATCATCGTCACGGCGAAGCGGACCACCGTAAGGACGATAcagacgacgacaacgacggaaTGAATTTGCATTTCCTGCCGGAACATCAGCGCCCGTCCCGAGGGTACCCACGAccggtcggtggtggtggtctaCCTGTTGAAGGCGAAGCAGACAG CTACGTCTACCATCCTTCAGCGGAGCAGCACCATCGGGTGGCCCGGGCGGCAACGGCCAAGAAGGAGCGCATCTGGGACTTTGGCGTCATCCCGTACGAGATCGATGGCAACTTTAGCGGCATGCACAAGGCGCTGTTCCGGCAGGCGATGCGTCACTGGGAAAACTACACCTGCATCAAGTTCGTCGAGCGCAATCCCATCGACCATCCGAACTACATCGTGTTTACCGAGCGTGCTTGTGG GTGCTGCTCGTTCGTTGGCAAACGTGGAAATGGACCGCAGGCGATTTCGATTGGCAAGAACTGCGACAAGTTTGGCATCGTGGTGCACGAGCTCGGCCACGTGGTTGGCTTCTGGCACGAGCATACGCGCCCGGACCGGGAGAACCACGTCGTGATCGAGAAGAACAACATCGTCGTTGGGCAGGAGTACAACTTCAACAAGCTGACCGAGGACGAGGTGAACTCGCTCGGGCTGCCGTACGACTACGATTCGATCATGCACTACGCGCGCAACACCTTCTCGAAGGGCACCTATCTGGACACGATTTTCCCGATCGAGATACCGGGCCGGAAGCGGCCGGAAATCGGGCAACGTTTGCGGCTCAGTGAAGGCGACATCGCACAGGCCAACCTGCTCTACAAGTGTGCCA AGTGCGGCCGTACCTTCCAGGAAAATTCGGCCACCTTCACCTCGCCGTCGTACTACTCCACCCAACCGCTGACCGAACCGGAACGCTGCGAGTGGCGCATCACGGCAACGCACGGCGAGCGGATCGTGCTGAACATTACGGATCTG GACATTTACAAATCGAACAGCTGCCGGTCGGACTATCTGGAGATCCGAGACGGCTACTGGCACAAGTCGCCGATTCTGGGGAAATTTTGTGGCTCCGGCAAGGTGAACGAGCTCATCCGCTCCACCGGCAGCCGTATGCTGCTCACGTACACGACCACCTTCCGGCAGGCGTCGATGCGCGGCTTCGCTGCCAGCTACGAAG CTGTGTGCGGCGGTGAGATGAACCTCGAATCGGGCGGCCGGCTCGAATCCCCGAACTATCCGGTCGACTATCTGCCGAACAAGGAGTGCATCTGGCGGATAACCGTCCCGAAGGACTACCAAGTGGCCTTAAAGTTCCAATCGTTCGAGGTGGAAAACCACGACAACTGCATCTACGACTACGTGGAGGTGCGGGACGGTGGTACGCCGGAATCGCAGCTCATCGGCATCTTCTGCGGCTACAAGATACCGCCCGATATGAA GTCAACGTCCAACAAGCTGTTCGTGAAGTTTGTCTCGGACGGGTCGGTGCAGAAGGCCGGGTTTTCCGCAACCTTCATGAAGGAGGTGGATGAGTGCGAGCATATGGACCACGGTTGTGAGCACGAGTGCATTAACACGCTTGGCGGCTACGAATGTGCCTGCTACATCGGATACGAGCTGCACAGCGATAAGAAGTCGTGCGAGA ACGCTTGTGGAGGTCAACTCGATGCGTTGAATGGAACCATTCAGTCGCCGTCCTTCCCGAAAGAGTATCCGTTCATGAAGGAGTGCGTGTGGGAGATAGTGGCACTGCCGCAGCATAAAATCACGCTCAACTTCACTCATTTCGATCTGGAGGGTAACACCTTCTACCAGGCGTCCGAGTGCGAGTACGACTACGTGGCCGTACTGTCGAAGAGCCCGGACGGGGTGCTGCGCAAGCATGGCTCGTTTTGTGGCTCGAACATCCCGCCACCGATCACATCCGAGGCGAACGTCCTGCGATTGGTGTTCAAGTCGGACAAGACGATCCAGAAGACGGGCTTTGCCGCCCACTACTTCACCGACATCGACGAGTGTGCGGTCAACAACGGTGGGTGCCAGCAGGAATGCAAAAACACCATCGGGTCCTATCTGTGCTCGTGccggaacgggtatacgctgCACGACAACGGGCACGACTGCAAGGAGAGCGGCTGCAAGCATGAGATCTTTACGCCGCACGGTCAAATTCTCAGCCCGAACTATCCAGACTACTATCCGCCGAAGAAGGACTGCATCTGGCACTTTACGACCACGCCCGGCCACCGGATACGGTTGGTGTTCAACGTGTTCGACATTGAGCCGCATCAG GAATGTGCGTACGATCACATCGTCATCTACGACGGCAACTCCCCGGACAGTCACACGTTGGGACGGTTCTGCGGTGCAAAGATTCCGCATCCCATCTCGTCCTCGTCGAACCAGATGTACATGGTGTTCAACACGGACAGTAGTGTGCAGCGGAAGGGATTCTTCGCCAGCCACTCAACGGCCTGCGGTGGCCGGTTGAAGGCGACCGAGGTGAAGAACCACTTCTACTCGCACATCAAGTTCGGTTCCGGCATGTACGATAATAGCGCTGATTGCGAGTGGACGATCGTGGCCGATCCGGGCCTAAATGTGCAGCTGAAGTTCCTCAGCTTCGAGCTCGAGGAGGAGAAGATGTGTTCGTACGACTACGTCGAGGTATACGGCGGCCTGGATGACGAAAGCGGTCCCCTGCAGGGGAAGTATTGCGGCAATGCG AATCCACCGGAGATCATATCGATGCACGAGGCGCTGATGGTGCGGTTCCGCTCGGACGATACGGTCGGCTTCAAGGGCTTTTCGGCGGCGTACGTTGCCATCAAGGGGAACGAGGGTGCACTGACCACCGACGAAGAAGGTTCTGATAGCTCCGATATCATCCCGTTTCCCGGTTCATTAAAAACAGTGTTCATCAAACAGGGCGAAGATAtggacgaggaggacgaagaTATCGATTATGAGATCCAGCCAAACCGGCCGCACCGCAGTAAGATCGAGGAGCACAGTGAGGTGCACAACGAAATACGCTCGTCTCAGGCGATCGACTGA